Proteins encoded by one window of Streptomyces sp. NBC_01477:
- the kdpF gene encoding K(+)-transporting ATPase subunit F — MSAENAVGLVVACCLLGYLVLALIFPEKF; from the coding sequence GTGAGCGCCGAGAACGCCGTCGGACTTGTCGTCGCCTGCTGCCTGCTGGGTTATCTCGTGCTGGCCCTGATCTTCCCGGAGAAGTTCTAG
- a CDS encoding NAD(P)-dependent oxidoreductase, producing the protein MGGIVVFGAGGRAGRAVTAEARARGHEVTAVVRDTGRHAGIAADGVQVAGGDITDPAAVAAAGRGRLAAVHAVSPFTGPEQGFADLDPDFFVKAADALLLGLAETGVARLVVVGLFANLRTRDGGLVMDDPAAFPPRIRPFAAAHQAGLDRLRAAQTSLDWLVLTPPALLTADAPRTGRYRIGGETVPDAGPAHLSYADLAVAALDEIEAPRHHRTRVSVLD; encoded by the coding sequence ATGGGCGGGATCGTAGTTTTCGGGGCCGGCGGCCGGGCGGGCCGGGCCGTCACCGCCGAGGCCCGCGCCCGCGGGCACGAGGTCACGGCGGTCGTCCGGGACACCGGCAGGCACGCCGGGATCGCGGCGGACGGCGTCCAGGTCGCCGGCGGTGACATCACGGACCCCGCAGCGGTCGCCGCGGCCGGCCGCGGCAGGCTCGCCGCGGTGCACGCGGTCAGTCCCTTCACGGGTCCCGAGCAGGGCTTCGCCGACCTCGACCCGGACTTCTTCGTCAAGGCCGCGGACGCGCTGCTGCTGGGTCTCGCGGAAACGGGGGTGGCCCGGCTCGTCGTGGTCGGCCTGTTCGCGAACCTCAGGACCCGGGACGGCGGCCTGGTGATGGACGACCCCGCGGCCTTCCCGCCGCGGATCCGGCCCTTCGCCGCCGCGCACCAGGCGGGCCTCGACCGGCTCCGGGCGGCGCAGACGTCCCTCGACTGGCTCGTGCTGACCCCGCCGGCCCTGCTGACCGCCGACGCCCCCAGGACGGGGCGCTACCGCATCGGGGGCGAGACCGTCCCGGACGCCGGGCCCGCGCATCTGTCGTACGCGGACCTGGCCGTGGCGGCACTGGACGAGATCGAGGCCCCGCGGCACCACCGCACCCGGGTGTCGGTCCTCGACTGA
- the kdpA gene encoding potassium-transporting ATPase subunit KdpA, with amino-acid sequence MNDTLAGWLQITVLIAALALTYRPLGDYMARILTSGKHLVVEKGVYRLAGVDAEADQRWGAYLRSVLAFSAVSVLFLYGFQRLQNHLLLSLGFAPVKADQAFNTAASFVTNTNWQSYSGEVTMGHLVQMAGLAVQNFVSAAVGIAVVAALIRGFTRKRTDRIGNFWVDLTRVVVRLLVPMAFVFAIVLVATGVVQNFHGIHEVGTLLGDKQSLTGGPVASQEVIKELGTNGGGFYNANSAHPFENPNGISNILEIYLLLVISFALPRTFGTMVGDHRQGYAILAVMGLIWAASVAVITVNELHSVSSAAGHSAGGMLEGKEQRFGVWASALFAASTTLTSTGAVNSFHDSFSPGGGGMTIFNMMLGEIAPGGTGSGLYGILILAVIAVFVAGLMVGRTPEYLGKKLGAREMKFASLYILATPAVVLIGTGTAMSLKGERASMLNSGPHGFSEVLYAFTSAANNNGSAFAGIGVNTHWYNTALGLAMLLGRFLPMIFVLALAGSLARQQPVPVTAGTLPTHRPQFVGLLAGVIVIVVGLTYFPALALGPLAEGLH; translated from the coding sequence GTGAACGACACTCTCGCGGGCTGGCTCCAGATCACCGTACTGATCGCGGCACTGGCGCTGACCTACCGCCCGCTGGGCGACTACATGGCCCGGATCCTGACCTCGGGCAAGCACCTGGTGGTGGAGAAGGGCGTCTACCGGCTCGCCGGTGTCGACGCCGAGGCCGACCAGCGGTGGGGCGCGTACCTGCGCAGCGTGCTGGCCTTCTCCGCGGTCTCGGTGCTGTTCCTGTACGGCTTCCAGCGGCTGCAGAACCATCTGCTGCTGTCACTGGGCTTCGCGCCGGTCAAGGCCGACCAGGCGTTCAACACCGCGGCCTCCTTCGTGACCAACACCAACTGGCAGTCGTACAGCGGTGAGGTCACCATGGGCCACCTGGTCCAGATGGCCGGCCTCGCGGTGCAGAACTTCGTCTCGGCCGCGGTGGGCATCGCGGTGGTCGCGGCGCTGATCCGCGGCTTCACCCGCAAGCGCACCGACCGGATCGGCAACTTCTGGGTGGACCTGACCCGGGTCGTGGTGCGGCTGCTGGTGCCGATGGCGTTCGTCTTCGCGATCGTGCTGGTGGCGACCGGCGTCGTGCAGAACTTCCACGGCATCCACGAGGTCGGCACCCTGCTGGGCGACAAGCAGTCGCTGACCGGCGGCCCGGTCGCCTCGCAGGAGGTCATCAAGGAGCTGGGCACCAACGGCGGCGGCTTCTACAACGCCAACTCCGCCCACCCCTTCGAGAATCCCAACGGCATCTCCAACATCCTGGAGATCTACCTGCTGCTGGTGATCTCCTTCGCACTGCCGCGCACCTTCGGCACGATGGTCGGCGACCACCGGCAGGGCTACGCGATCCTGGCCGTGATGGGCCTGATCTGGGCCGCGTCGGTGGCGGTCATCACCGTCAACGAGCTGCACAGCGTCAGCAGCGCCGCAGGCCACAGCGCGGGCGGGATGCTGGAGGGCAAGGAGCAGCGGTTCGGCGTCTGGGCCTCGGCGCTCTTCGCCGCGTCCACCACCTTGACCTCGACCGGCGCCGTGAACTCCTTCCACGACTCCTTCTCGCCCGGCGGCGGCGGGATGACGATCTTCAACATGATGCTCGGCGAGATCGCGCCGGGCGGCACCGGCTCCGGCCTCTACGGCATCCTGATCCTGGCGGTCATCGCGGTCTTCGTGGCCGGCCTGATGGTGGGCCGCACCCCCGAGTACCTGGGCAAGAAGCTCGGCGCCCGGGAGATGAAGTTCGCCTCCCTCTACATCCTGGCCACCCCCGCCGTCGTCCTGATCGGCACCGGCACCGCGATGTCCCTCAAGGGCGAGCGCGCCTCGATGCTCAACTCGGGCCCGCACGGCTTCTCCGAGGTGCTGTACGCCTTCACCTCCGCGGCCAACAACAACGGCTCGGCCTTCGCCGGCATCGGCGTCAACACCCACTGGTACAACACCGCGCTGGGCCTGGCGATGCTCCTCGGCCGCTTCCTTCCGATGATCTTCGTCCTGGCGCTGGCCGGCTCGCTCGCCAGGCAGCAGCCCGTCCCGGTCACCGCCGGCACCCTGCCCACCCACCGGCCGCAGTTCGTCGGCCTGCTCGCCGGCGTCATCGTGATCGTCGTCGGCCTCACCTACTTCCCCGCGCTCGCGCTGGGTCCGCTCGCGGAAGGTCTGCACTGA
- a CDS encoding RbsD/FucU domain-containing protein produces MLRYQLTHPTILAALASAGHGSRILISDGHYPHTTGANPAAERVYLNLAPDRLLVTEVLAALTDAVPIEAATVMSPPPDQPEPPVFTAFRAALPHLPALDTLDRFPFYDAARAPDTALVIATGDRRTYANLLLTLGVRADD; encoded by the coding sequence ATGCTGCGCTACCAGCTGACCCACCCGACGATTCTGGCGGCCCTGGCCTCCGCGGGCCACGGCTCCCGGATCCTGATCAGCGACGGCCACTACCCGCACACCACGGGCGCCAACCCGGCCGCCGAGCGCGTCTACCTCAACCTCGCCCCCGACCGGCTGCTCGTCACCGAGGTGCTGGCCGCGCTGACCGACGCGGTACCCATCGAGGCCGCCACCGTCATGTCCCCGCCCCCCGACCAGCCCGAGCCCCCCGTCTTCACCGCCTTCCGCGCCGCCCTCCCCCACCTCCCGGCCCTCGACACCCTGGACCGCTTCCCCTTCTACGACGCCGCCCGCGCCCCGGACACCGCCCTGGTCATCGCCACCGGCGACCGCCGCACGTACGCGAACCTGCTGCTGACACTGGGCGTCCGCGCCGACGACTGA
- a CDS encoding chitosanase yields the protein MHQSPHTAPAATPRPARRPSRRIAMIAAVGVLAGGGASLALAGTGNAAVAPPQRTNAAAPAATGTGLADPHKKEIAMELVSSAENSSLDWKAQYKYIEDIGDGRGYTAGIIGFCSGTGDMLELVQHYTDLEPGNGLAKYLPALEQVNGSDSHSGLGTAFVTAWKAAAKDTVFQQAQNDERDSVYFNPSVNQAKSDGLGTLGQFIYYDAIVMHGPGDDSVSFGGIRKTAMKKAKTPAQGGNETTYLNAFLDARKAAMKTEDAHDDTSRVDTEQRTFLQAGNLNLDPPLRWKTYGDSYQILTLP from the coding sequence GTGCACCAGTCCCCCCACACCGCGCCCGCCGCCACACCCCGCCCGGCCCGCCGCCCCAGCCGCCGGATCGCGATGATCGCCGCGGTCGGCGTCCTGGCCGGCGGCGGCGCGTCGCTCGCGCTGGCCGGCACCGGCAACGCGGCCGTCGCCCCGCCGCAGCGGACGAACGCGGCGGCGCCCGCGGCGACCGGCACGGGCCTGGCCGACCCGCACAAGAAGGAGATCGCGATGGAGCTGGTCTCCTCCGCCGAGAACTCCTCGCTGGACTGGAAGGCCCAGTACAAGTACATCGAGGACATCGGCGACGGGCGCGGCTACACCGCCGGCATCATCGGCTTCTGCTCCGGCACCGGCGACATGCTGGAGCTGGTCCAGCACTACACCGACCTCGAACCGGGCAACGGCCTGGCCAAATACCTGCCCGCCCTGGAGCAGGTCAACGGCAGCGACTCGCACTCCGGCCTCGGCACCGCCTTCGTCACCGCGTGGAAGGCCGCCGCGAAGGACACCGTCTTCCAGCAGGCGCAGAACGACGAGCGCGACAGCGTCTACTTCAACCCGTCGGTGAACCAGGCCAAGTCCGACGGCCTCGGCACCCTCGGCCAGTTCATCTACTACGACGCGATCGTGATGCACGGCCCCGGCGACGACTCCGTCAGCTTCGGCGGCATCCGCAAGACCGCGATGAAGAAGGCCAAGACCCCGGCGCAGGGCGGCAACGAGACCACCTACCTCAACGCCTTCCTCGACGCCCGCAAGGCCGCGATGAAGACCGAGGACGCGCACGACGACACCAGCAGGGTCGACACCGAGCAGCGCACCTTCCTCCAGGCGGGCAACCTCAACCTCGACCCGCCGCTGCGCTGGAAGACCTACGGGGACTCGTACCAGATCCTCACCCTCCCCTAG
- the tgmC gene encoding ATP-grasp peptide maturase system methyltransferase → MTMPPGLEADATRLREAMTKALTTDGVLAHPAWRRAVETVPRHRFVPGFYLPAGERDGQGMTVWEPVTAELDYGRWLAAAYSDTTLITQFDGDEVDWKQPGIRHGGAPTSSSTLPSLVLRMWADADVTEGHTVLEIGTGSGYSTALACENLGSANLTSIEVDPHRLETAANALFGLGYAPTLAVADGLYGYWPKAHFDRIVAACSFRAVPPALISQTRPGGKILLTLSGWLYGYARVLLSVGGDGTAEGQLLSGTVSFMSARTHAAPAFGNPAHWAAGLPETGHPAQHSPERITAATEEGFHLRFLAQSAVPEAQMTTIGEVVHLIDVITGSAATLTPGDGTWQVRQGGPVKLWDRIETVLSAYDAAGRPGPETFRLHIYGGGQHLRHPQMPGLPLPRP, encoded by the coding sequence ATGACCATGCCCCCCGGCCTTGAGGCCGACGCGACCCGCCTGCGCGAGGCCATGACGAAGGCTCTCACCACGGATGGCGTTCTCGCCCATCCCGCTTGGCGGCGGGCGGTCGAGACGGTACCTCGTCACCGGTTCGTGCCCGGCTTCTACCTGCCCGCAGGCGAGCGCGACGGACAGGGGATGACCGTGTGGGAGCCCGTCACTGCCGAACTCGACTACGGCCGGTGGCTGGCCGCCGCATACTCCGACACCACGCTGATCACGCAGTTCGACGGCGACGAAGTGGACTGGAAGCAACCGGGCATCCGGCACGGCGGGGCCCCGACCTCATCGTCCACCCTGCCGTCGCTCGTGCTGCGGATGTGGGCGGACGCGGATGTCACTGAAGGGCACACGGTGCTGGAGATCGGCACCGGGTCCGGCTACTCCACCGCGCTGGCGTGTGAAAACCTGGGTTCCGCCAACCTCACCAGCATCGAGGTGGACCCGCACCGCTTGGAGACGGCGGCGAACGCATTGTTCGGCCTGGGCTACGCCCCTACGCTCGCGGTCGCCGACGGGCTGTACGGGTATTGGCCCAAGGCGCACTTCGACCGGATCGTGGCCGCGTGCTCCTTCCGCGCCGTCCCTCCGGCCCTCATCTCCCAGACCCGGCCTGGAGGGAAGATCCTGCTCACCCTCAGCGGCTGGCTCTACGGGTACGCCCGCGTCCTGCTGTCCGTCGGGGGAGACGGCACCGCCGAAGGCCAACTGCTGAGCGGCACCGTCTCCTTCATGTCCGCGCGGACGCACGCCGCTCCGGCGTTCGGGAACCCCGCACACTGGGCCGCCGGCCTCCCCGAGACCGGCCACCCAGCGCAGCACAGCCCGGAACGGATCACCGCTGCCACAGAGGAAGGCTTCCATCTGCGGTTCCTCGCCCAAAGCGCCGTACCAGAAGCACAGATGACCACGATCGGCGAGGTGGTGCACCTCATCGACGTCATTACCGGATCCGCCGCCACCCTCACCCCGGGTGACGGCACATGGCAGGTGAGACAAGGAGGCCCGGTCAAGCTGTGGGACCGCATTGAGACGGTCCTGAGTGCCTACGACGCGGCGGGTCGACCGGGGCCGGAGACATTTCGGCTGCACATCTATGGCGGCGGGCAGCACCTGCGCCACCCGCAGATGCCCGGCCTCCCTCTGCCGAGGCCCTGA
- a CDS encoding DUF2277 family protein produces MCRSIKTLRPPMTPEVHDEDIRAAALQYVRKISGFRAPAAHNREAFDAAVDAVAAATAALLADLTVRGTPAAH; encoded by the coding sequence ATGTGCCGAAGCATCAAGACCCTGCGCCCCCCGATGACCCCCGAGGTCCACGACGAGGACATCCGGGCCGCCGCGCTCCAGTACGTCCGCAAGATCTCCGGCTTCCGCGCGCCCGCGGCCCACAACCGCGAGGCCTTCGACGCGGCCGTGGACGCGGTCGCCGCGGCCACCGCCGCCCTGCTGGCCGACCTCACGGTCCGCGGTACGCCCGCGGCGCACTGA
- a CDS encoding putative ATP-grasp-modified RiPP, which yields MATHAPEALWAMRLVTDRLPVGPPSYATVTLDEVTQTARYTGADGQLVELGKHGTNKIVGTASVSGGGDGQNPQPQTQDDNTTDYESD from the coding sequence ATGGCGACACATGCGCCCGAGGCTCTGTGGGCGATGCGGCTGGTCACTGACCGGCTGCCGGTGGGTCCGCCGTCGTACGCGACAGTGACGCTGGACGAGGTTACGCAGACCGCCCGCTACACCGGCGCCGATGGCCAGTTGGTGGAGTTGGGCAAACATGGGACCAACAAGATCGTGGGCACCGCATCGGTGTCCGGTGGCGGCGACGGGCAGAACCCGCAACCGCAGACCCAGGACGACAACACCACCGACTACGAGTCGGACTGA
- a CDS encoding TerD family protein, with the protein MAKGSNVGLAELSGEAGAVVARLGWSSASGGGDADVSVLLLGADGKVRGDGDFYFYNRPAADDGSVQLLGKTPTANGSEDRIGLDLTATPADVERIVLAASRYGGAGFGDLEDLRLTLADRDGEELLVFAADGLGDMRAVIFGELYRRDGGWKFRAVGQGYDTGLAGLATDFGIDVDDAEDAEDADESGEEAAQGETAAVAPEAVAVSVPAPAAPAAPKRPRTARKKVTLPAVARKSLAENDSWRHARLFPCGSLKSDHEREMRATSVLLAVMAQVPEYGRRLTAGFGAPAGRMETFTEVSLPHGETPRRPDGLIRVERAGKLWTALVETKTNGNALRPAQVQDYMDIAARRGYEAVVTLSNDVALEGSPLVDVRIDGRRKHKVALWHLSWAEVAHQAQMLIRHEGVGNAAHAWLLQELLCYLQHDNSGCHGFQNMGPAWVPVRKGIDEETLSEGDPRAVEVVASWERLIRQVCLRLGGELGQKVLPVQRVKRGTDPQSRRVAQADRLCRDGRLQAELRIQDVAGVLALTADLRTGRLRTSIEVPAPDHGQPLTWVKRLMRQLADAPADIHVETLTDGQGNGPRGTLERLRPEPADLLPRDGARITGFRLSLFKGMGGTRGSAESGFIRSVDEAVDRFHATVVVALERRIPAPRKSAQPAAPVLAATV; encoded by the coding sequence ATGGCCAAGGGGAGCAATGTCGGCCTTGCGGAACTGAGCGGCGAGGCCGGGGCGGTCGTCGCACGATTGGGGTGGAGCAGCGCCAGCGGTGGCGGGGACGCGGATGTGTCCGTGCTGCTGCTCGGAGCGGACGGAAAAGTACGCGGGGACGGGGACTTCTACTTCTACAACCGCCCCGCCGCCGACGACGGAAGTGTGCAGCTGCTGGGCAAGACGCCCACGGCCAACGGCAGCGAGGACCGGATCGGGCTCGATCTGACGGCGACGCCGGCCGATGTCGAGCGGATCGTGCTGGCGGCGAGCCGTTACGGCGGGGCCGGGTTCGGCGATCTGGAGGATCTGCGGCTGACTCTGGCCGACCGGGACGGCGAGGAGCTGCTGGTGTTCGCGGCCGACGGTCTCGGCGACATGCGGGCGGTTATCTTCGGTGAGCTGTACCGGCGGGACGGCGGCTGGAAGTTCCGGGCGGTCGGACAGGGCTACGACACCGGGCTCGCCGGACTGGCCACGGATTTCGGCATCGACGTGGACGACGCGGAGGACGCCGAGGACGCCGACGAATCCGGCGAGGAGGCGGCACAGGGCGAGACCGCGGCGGTCGCCCCGGAGGCGGTCGCGGTGAGCGTCCCCGCGCCGGCAGCGCCCGCAGCGCCGAAACGGCCGCGCACCGCGCGGAAGAAGGTCACCCTGCCTGCCGTGGCCCGCAAATCACTCGCCGAGAACGACTCCTGGCGCCACGCCCGGCTCTTCCCGTGCGGCTCGCTCAAGAGCGACCACGAGCGGGAGATGCGCGCGACGTCCGTCCTGCTGGCGGTCATGGCCCAGGTGCCGGAGTACGGCCGCCGGCTGACCGCCGGCTTCGGCGCGCCGGCCGGGCGGATGGAGACGTTCACCGAGGTGTCGCTGCCGCACGGGGAGACCCCGCGGCGCCCGGACGGTCTGATCCGGGTCGAGCGGGCGGGCAAGCTGTGGACCGCCCTGGTCGAGACGAAGACCAACGGCAATGCCCTGCGGCCCGCCCAGGTGCAGGACTACATGGACATCGCCGCCCGGCGCGGTTACGAGGCGGTGGTGACGCTCTCCAACGACGTGGCACTGGAGGGCAGCCCCCTGGTGGACGTACGGATCGACGGCCGCCGCAAGCACAAGGTCGCGCTGTGGCATCTGTCCTGGGCGGAGGTCGCCCATCAGGCGCAGATGCTGATCAGGCACGAGGGCGTGGGGAACGCGGCGCACGCGTGGCTGCTGCAGGAGTTGCTGTGCTACTTGCAGCACGACAACTCCGGCTGCCACGGCTTCCAGAACATGGGGCCCGCCTGGGTGCCGGTGCGCAAGGGCATCGACGAGGAGACGCTGAGCGAGGGCGACCCGCGCGCCGTCGAGGTGGTGGCCAGCTGGGAGCGGCTGATCCGCCAGGTGTGCCTGCGGCTCGGAGGTGAACTGGGCCAGAAGGTGCTGCCGGTGCAGCGGGTCAAACGCGGCACCGACCCGCAGTCCCGCCGGGTGGCGCAGGCCGACCGGCTGTGCCGGGACGGCAGGCTGCAGGCCGAGCTGCGCATCCAGGATGTCGCCGGCGTGCTCGCACTGACCGCGGATCTGCGCACCGGACGGCTGCGTACGTCCATCGAAGTGCCGGCCCCGGACCACGGCCAGCCGCTGACGTGGGTGAAACGGCTGATGCGGCAGCTCGCCGACGCCCCGGCGGACATCCATGTCGAGACCCTCACCGACGGCCAGGGCAACGGCCCGCGCGGGACGCTGGAGCGGCTGCGGCCGGAGCCCGCCGATCTGCTGCCGCGGGACGGCGCGCGGATCACCGGTTTCCGGCTGTCGCTGTTCAAGGGCATGGGCGGTACGCGCGGCAGTGCGGAGAGCGGCTTCATCCGCAGCGTCGATGAGGCTGTGGACCGATTCCACGCCACCGTGGTGGTCGCCCTGGAACGGCGGATCCCGGCACCTCGCAAGAGCGCTCAGCCCGCAGCCCCGGTGCTCGCTGCCACGGTCTGA
- a CDS encoding winged helix-turn-helix transcriptional regulator, with translation MPEPLDPDMFDPICPSSALPVRIGDKWTGMVVLCLDQGPRRFTELRVPLRGITPKVLTQTLRAMERDGLVTRTAYDENPPRVEYALTPLGRSLFPLIAAARTWSREHLPALLEARASGGAPDDGRPAPV, from the coding sequence ATGCCCGAGCCGCTGGACCCCGACATGTTCGACCCCATCTGCCCGTCCAGCGCCCTGCCGGTCCGGATCGGCGACAAGTGGACGGGCATGGTCGTGCTGTGCCTGGACCAGGGTCCGCGCAGGTTCACCGAACTGCGGGTGCCGCTGCGCGGGATCACCCCGAAGGTGCTCACCCAGACGCTGCGGGCCATGGAGCGCGACGGCCTGGTGACGCGTACCGCCTACGACGAGAACCCGCCCCGGGTCGAGTACGCGCTGACGCCGCTGGGGCGCAGCCTCTTCCCGCTGATCGCCGCCGCGCGGACGTGGAGCAGGGAGCACCTGCCCGCGCTGCTCGAAGCCCGCGCCTCGGGCGGCGCCCCGGACGACGGGCGCCCGGCGCCTGTCTAG
- a CDS encoding aldo/keto reductase, producing the protein MRYTQLGRTGLKVGRLVLGTMNFGSETDEATAHAIMDTALDAGVNFFDTANIYGVDGHKGLTEEILGGWFAQGGGRRDKVVLATKLYGNMSNDGTPWQQQSWPNHDHLSALNIRREVEASLRRLGTDHIDVYQFHHIDRATPWDEIWQAIDVLIAQGKILYAGSSNFAGWHIAQANEAARRRSSLGLVSEQCFYNLAQRTAEMDVVPAAQSYGLGVIPWSPLNQGLLGGALRKEREGGGSRSSVGRSAAGLADPAVRARVQAYEDLCDKHGLEPGEVALAWLLTRPAVTGPIVGPRTPAHLASALRALDLDLSDGVLAALDEIFPSPGPSPEAFAW; encoded by the coding sequence ATGAGATACACGCAGCTGGGCCGTACCGGGCTCAAGGTCGGCCGTCTGGTGCTCGGGACGATGAACTTCGGCTCGGAGACCGACGAGGCCACCGCGCACGCGATCATGGACACCGCCCTGGACGCGGGCGTGAACTTCTTCGACACCGCCAACATCTACGGCGTCGACGGGCACAAGGGGCTCACCGAGGAGATCCTCGGCGGCTGGTTCGCCCAGGGCGGCGGGCGGCGCGACAAGGTCGTCCTGGCCACCAAGCTCTACGGCAACATGAGCAACGACGGCACGCCCTGGCAGCAGCAGTCCTGGCCCAACCACGACCACCTGTCGGCGCTGAACATCCGGCGCGAGGTCGAGGCGAGCCTGCGGCGGCTGGGCACCGACCACATCGACGTCTACCAGTTCCACCACATCGACCGGGCCACCCCCTGGGACGAGATCTGGCAGGCCATCGACGTCCTGATCGCCCAGGGCAAGATCCTCTACGCGGGGTCGAGCAACTTCGCCGGCTGGCACATCGCCCAGGCCAACGAGGCCGCCAGGCGGCGCAGCTCGCTCGGGCTGGTCAGCGAGCAGTGCTTCTACAACCTCGCGCAGCGCACCGCCGAGATGGACGTCGTCCCGGCCGCGCAGTCGTACGGCCTGGGCGTCATCCCGTGGTCACCGCTCAACCAGGGCCTGCTGGGCGGGGCGCTGCGCAAGGAGCGCGAGGGCGGCGGCTCGCGGTCGTCGGTCGGCCGCTCGGCGGCGGGCCTGGCCGATCCGGCGGTCCGCGCGCGGGTCCAGGCGTACGAGGACCTGTGCGACAAGCACGGCCTGGAGCCCGGCGAGGTCGCCCTGGCCTGGCTGCTGACCCGCCCCGCCGTCACCGGCCCGATCGTCGGCCCGCGCACCCCGGCCCATCTGGCCTCGGCGCTGCGCGCGCTGGACCTCGACCTGTCGGACGGTGTCCTGGCCGCCCTGGACGAGATCTTCCCGTCGCCCGGCCCGTCCCCTGAGGCCTTCGCCTGGTAG
- the tgmB gene encoding ATP-grasp ribosomal peptide maturase, producing MPPLVLVVTSLEDVTADLVITALNEREVAVARVDPADIGPDLTFGARIGAGALVWGGLLRTASREVELGEVAAVYYRRPTPYSARFAHLPAQQRDFATAESRHGLGGVLHNLHGVRYVNHPAAVSRADFKPAQLRRFAELGLTIPATLVTNDAEQARQFAAEHDRIIYKPFRGLPAGDDGHAGAIWAQRVDPETFDDSLTVMPHLFQAEIPKTSDARVTVVGRQVFASRVEALDGALDWRRGDWNKLIHTPVSVPAPIEAALHSYLASFGLAFGCFDFALTSDEGLPESWTAIECNPNGQWGWLPEAPAITEAFADILSREQAAPHDHAPRP from the coding sequence GTGCCTCCCCTCGTGCTGGTCGTCACGTCCCTGGAGGACGTCACCGCCGACCTGGTCATCACCGCGCTGAACGAGCGCGAGGTGGCTGTCGCCCGCGTGGACCCGGCCGACATCGGTCCTGACCTGACCTTCGGCGCCCGCATCGGCGCCGGGGCGCTGGTATGGGGCGGGCTGCTGCGTACGGCAAGCCGCGAGGTGGAGCTGGGGGAGGTGGCGGCGGTTTACTACCGCCGCCCCACCCCGTACTCGGCCAGGTTCGCCCACCTGCCCGCCCAGCAGCGCGACTTCGCCACCGCCGAGTCCCGGCACGGCCTTGGCGGCGTCCTGCACAACCTGCACGGCGTGCGGTATGTGAACCACCCGGCCGCTGTCAGCCGCGCGGACTTCAAGCCCGCCCAACTGCGTCGCTTCGCCGAACTCGGTCTCACCATCCCAGCGACGCTGGTCACCAACGACGCCGAGCAGGCGCGCCAGTTCGCCGCTGAGCACGACCGCATCATCTACAAGCCGTTCCGCGGCCTACCCGCAGGTGATGACGGGCACGCCGGAGCGATCTGGGCCCAGCGCGTCGATCCGGAGACCTTCGACGACTCGCTCACTGTGATGCCGCACTTGTTCCAGGCCGAGATTCCCAAGACCAGTGACGCACGGGTCACTGTGGTCGGGCGGCAGGTGTTCGCCAGTCGGGTCGAGGCACTGGACGGTGCTCTGGACTGGCGCCGCGGCGACTGGAACAAGCTCATCCACACACCCGTCAGCGTTCCGGCCCCGATCGAGGCCGCGCTGCACAGCTACCTGGCCTCGTTCGGATTGGCCTTCGGCTGCTTCGACTTCGCCCTCACAAGCGACGAAGGCCTGCCCGAATCCTGGACGGCCATCGAGTGCAATCCGAACGGGCAATGGGGCTGGCTGCCCGAAGCCCCGGCCATCACGGAAGCGTTCGCCGACATCCTGAGCAGAGAGCAGGCGGCACCCCATGACCATGCCCCCCGGCCTTGA